Below is a window of Coregonus clupeaformis isolate EN_2021a chromosome 15, ASM2061545v1, whole genome shotgun sequence DNA.
cctttgtttgcaattacagagatcatacgtttcctgtaggtcttgaccaggtttgcacacactgcagcagggattttggcccactcctccatacagaccttctccagatccttcaggtttcggggctgtagctgggcaatacggactttcagctttttctattgggttcaggtctggagactggctaggccactccaggaccttgagatgcttcttacggagccactccttagttgccctggctgtgtgtttcgggtcgttgtcatgctggaagacccagccatgacccatattcaatgctcttactgagggaaggaggttgttggccaagatctcgcgatacatggccccatccatcctcccctcaatacggtgcagtggtcctgtcccctttgcagaaaagcatccccaaagaatgatgtttccacctccatgcttcacggttgggatggtgtttttggggttgtactcatccttcttcttcctccaaacacggcgagtggagtttagaccaaaaagctctatttttgtctcatcagaccacatgaccttctcccattcctcctctggatcatccagatggtcattggcaaacttcagacgggcctggacatgcgctggctagagcagggggaccttgcgtgcgctgcaggattttaatccatgacggcgtagtgtgttactaatggttctcttcaggtcattgaccaggtcctgccgtgtagttctgggctgatcccacaccttcctcatgatcattgatgcccctcctggcggcaggtagcttagtggttaagagcgttgtgccagtaaccgaaaggttgcctcgttctaatccccgagccgactaggttaaaaatctgtcgatgtgcccttgagcaaggcacttaaccctaattgctcctgtaagtcgctctggataagagcgtctgctaaatgacgtaaatgtaaaaaaaaaaatatattgcatggagccccagaccgagggtgattgaccttcatcttgaacttcttccattttctaataattgtgccaatagttgttgccttctcaccaagctgcttgcctattgtcctgtagcccatcccagccttgtgcaggtctacaattttatccctgatgtccttacacagctctctggtctttaccattgtggagaggttggagtctgtttgattgagtgtgtggacaggtgtcttttatacaggtaacgagttcaaacaggtgcagttaatacaggtaatgagtggagaacaggagggcttcttaaagaaaaactaacaggtctgtgagagccggaattcttactggttggaaggtgatcaaatacttatgtcatgcaataaaatgcaaatgaattacttaaaaatcatacaatgtgattttctggatttttgttttagattccgtctctcacagttgaagtgtacctatgataaaaattacagacctctacatgctttgtaagtaggaaaacctgcaaaatcggcagtgtatcaaatacttgttctccccactgtatatacatctacacataataccccataatgatatagcaaaaacaggtttttagaaatgttgtgtATAAAATGTATGAACAAATAATTACCTgagatcacatttacataagtattcagaccctttactcagtactttattgaagcacctttggcagcgattacagcctcaagtcttcttgggtatgacgctacaagcatggcacacctacatttagggagtttctcccattcttctctgcatatcctctcaagctctgtcaggttggatggggagcgtcgctgcacagctattttcaggtttctctaGAGATgctagattgggttcaagtctgggctctggctgggccactcaaggacattgaggcgtgtcccgaagccactcctgcgttgtcttggctgtgtgcttagggttgttgtcttgttggaaggtgaaccttcgccccagtctgagttcctgagtactctggagcaggttttcatcaaggatctctctgtactttgctctgttcatctttccctcgatcctgactagtctcccagtccctgccgctgaaaaacatctccacagcatgatgctgccaccaccatgtttcctccagacgtgacgcttggcattcaggccaaagagttcaatcttggtttcatcagaccagaaaaatcttgtttctcatggtctgagagtccttttggtgccttttggcaaactccaagcgggctgtcatgtgccttttactgaggagtggcttccatctggccactctaccataaatgcctgattgggggagtgctgcagagatggttgtccttctggatggttctcccatctccacagaggaactctagaactaTGTCAGAGtcaacatcgggttcttggtcacctccctccctgaccaacgcccttctcccccgattgctcagtttggccgggcggccagctctaggaagaatcttggtggttccaaacttcttccatttaggaatgatgaaggccactgtgttctcggggaccgtcattgctgcagaatttttttggtaccttccccagatctgtgcctcgacacaatcctgtctctgagctctatggacaattccttcgacctcattgcttgctttttgctctgacatgcactgtcaactgtgggaccttttatatagacaggtgtgtgcctttccaaatcatgtccaatcaattgaatttaccacaggtggactccaatcaagttgtagaaacatctcaaggatgatcaatggaaacaggatgcacctgagctcaatttcgagtctcatagcaaagggtctgaatacttatgtaaataaggtattttttatattttatttttataaatataCAACAGTTTTTAATAAATgtacaacaatttctaaaaacctgtttttgctttgtcattatggggtattgtgtgtagattgatgagaaaaaaataatattttatcaattttagaataaggctgtaacttaacaaagtggagaaagggaaggggtctgaatattttccgaaggcactgtatctacagaaataagacagatcctgcttctgtttgagtgtttgtttaatagcctactgattccgtgagcaccaagtCTCAGGCAACCACAACATGTCAGATAAACAATTTCACATAttcggctgtttttaatctttgctatgctgtaataaaggctttgcACTTATTTTgttagaacagcctctctggtattacctgtaatttatttagtgttgtttacacccTTCCAAATTGTCAGGAAaataatatttataataataaccctcctttatcttgatctccttattgttattattatgatcattatCATTATGTCGTCATCATTAggaggcttagtatagcagccttgtgtCACCACCATCGAGCTGTGGGCCAAAGAGCACATTCTGTTTAGTcctaataccgtaacttacttaggcctatatttcaatacttatataggctactgtatcattcattcgttcatgtcatcacacagcatatgagtcattcatgatttgaaatgcaatcagctggtagagcacggcgcttgtaacgccaaggtagtgggttcgatccccgggaccacccatacacaaaaaaaaatgtatgcacgcatgactgtaagtcgctttggataaaagcgtctgctaaatggcatattattattattattataatcaagCATTTTCGTTTTAGAATCAAATAAAGCGACCCTTAAATAAAaagcgtaaacaataaataaacctttccatttcggaaattgcattcacgaaagaatgtgactgtttttagtctttgctgtaataaaggctttacaaaaaaCAAGAACAAATTACAACACTCTCTGGTACacttatttagtgttgtttacctTGTTCCAAACTGTcaaaaaattatattgtaatctaacagcacctgtttggcacacacgcagcgcttgctccttagcttatttttcttgatctccagtattttccacagcTAGTCAAATGTATTCCACACATccgacttcccctttacctcttGATCAACGAATAAACATTCCCCCGTTTAGAGTTTTTGCCACACCCTCAGCATCCATTTTTCTGTCACGTGTTCGGAGTtagttataaccaatttattgatgtgattatgatatgctatatatgtatctatatccacagtttaacaagtcctatatcgacataacctgaaaggccgctcagcaaggaagaagccactgctccaaaaccgccataaaaaagccagactacggtttgcaactgcacatggggacaaagatcgtactttttggagaaatgtcctctggtctgatgaaacaaaaatagaactgtttggccataatgaccatcgttatgtttgaaggaaaaaggtggatgcttgcatgccgaagaacaccatcccaaccgtgaagcacgggggtggcagcatcatgctgtgtgggtgctttgctgcaggagggactggtgcgcttcacaaaatcgatggcatcgtgaggaaggaatattatgtggatatattgaagcaacatctcaagacatcagtcaggaagttaaagcttggtcgcaaatgggtcttccaaatagacaatgaccccaagcatacttccaaagttgtggcaaaatggcttaaggacaacaaagttaaggtattggagtggccatcacaaagccctgacctcaatcctatagacaatttgtgggcagaactgaaaaagtgtgtgcgagcaaggaggcctacaaacctgactcagttacaccagctctgtcaggaagaatgggccaaaattcacccaacttattgtgggaagcttgtggaaggctacccgaaacgtttgacccaagttaaacaatttaaaggcaatgctaccaaatactaattgagtgtatgtaaacttctgacccactgggaatgtgatgaatgaaataaaagctgaaataaatcattctctctactattattctgacatttcacattcttaaaataaagtggggatcctaactgacctaagacagggaatgtttactaggattaaatgtcaggaattgtgaaaaactgagtttaaatgtagttggctaaggtgtatgtaaacttccgacttcaactgtgtgtgtgtgtgtgtgtgtgtgtgtgtgtgtatatatatatatatatatatatatatatatatatatatatatatatatatatatatatatatatatatatatattacagcaatagttgaataggatggcaaGTCTGAGCACATTCTAATCAATTGCGGTCGGACTACCTCTGGTAATTTGTGTGTCTTGATTATTTAATCAAACCGTGctcttaaagcatcagacaagctcagtgcatatagttgatttgattaaaacacataggatgtctatatatggaaaaatacacgttttcaaaatttcaaccaatcgattggCTGTTTAAGAATGTTTTCCCAGGTGCACTGTTTAGAATAGTGTTTTcccgcaaattgcattttggcaagTATTTGAAAATGACTTTTTGttggctgcttcattacatgagttgcatgttctgttaagatgtattaccataatctaaatgtgatttctgtcattctgagcaccgtgggtggatgcCCTAATGGGTTATGCACCCAATACATTTGGGTCTGGTACATTTCTCAAATTGCCGGTAAATTAAACTCTTCTTGGTCACGTTGTCCggtgccacattttcctaatggaagccctggtgtcagctatgacatgacaccttgagtttgaaaaaatctattttggttattgaagtacagtaagtgaagtggatttacacccggtaacagaattacggtaacataatttcatcatgggtccctgatctgtactacagaGAAATGCATAATTTTGAATATGATATGAATGTCGTTCTTTTCATGGTGATGTACCCttaataggtacacaaaggtagaaatatgcaatatcctcctttgcatatttgggtattagtagcaaaggggggaccaactccataataatacccatgattttggaatgagatgttcgacgagcaggtgtccacatactgttggtcatgtagtgtacattacatgaccaaaagtatgtggacacgtacactacatgaccaaaagtatgtggacacctgctcgtcgaacatctcattccaaaatcatgggcattaatatggagttggtcccccctgcactcttcttggaaggctttccactagatgttggagcagtgctgcagggatttgcttccattcagcaacaagagcattagtgaggtcgggcactgatgttgggcgattaggccttccaattcatcccaaaggtgttcgatgaggttcagatcatggctctgtgcaggccagtcatgttcttccacaccgatctcaaacCAAGCtgcagttgagacatggattgtgtatgtgtgccattccgaGGGTGAATTTGCAAGAtcaaatattgaagtgcctttgaacgtggtatggtagtaggtgccaggcgtaccggtttgAGTGACGCtcaagtttcctgtgtgtatcaagaatggtccaccacccaaaggacatccagccaacttgacacaactgtgggaagcattggagtcaacatgggccagcatccctgtggaactctttcgaattgaggctgttctgagggcaaaagggggtgcaactcaatattaggaaggttttcctaatgttttgtacactcagtgtgtctACAGAATTtcaagttttaatcacttaataattcataaacaatgtatatcagtaaaaacacgaattgttacttctgtgaactttattatcctccctcatgagggagagacaTTTTAAAATATCTTAAGTGCAATatgttgctaaaattctaatagtttgcataatttcagtttatgtgacaaaacaagccgCCATTGTGTAGATAATCAATCTAAACAgctgtacaaaaccgaaagtaaaataaGCAAAAATTTAACTTaggaatgggaagcatagaaagggcgcacatagaacagatttaTAGCATCTTAGACATGCTTTCAAtgagtgacagatctataactcatatttctatgtgaatttggtcgggtcgaccaaaaagttacatattgcagctttaaaaatATTTGGGTTTTTGGTAATGGAATTTCAAGAAACAAGggaatgtttcttaaacttacagaaggcagaaaGAATTGTCCTAAACTAAATATATGTTGATATTGGCAGGGGTCTTCAACATTTGtcttttgatgtatttctaatctTTTAAGAGTTTTTCTGGTAGACGTTTTCTGAGACCCCTTTTCAATCTGTTTGacaagaaatcaaagccttttgCTTTTACACATTTTTAGGATGGAacatttttgaaaaatgtatgtctTAATTTCcaaaaaatatagactcttagcttttaTTTGACTCCCAATTTCACATGCtcctatgaatttcacatgttggtgctcatgggtcctttaaCATGGAAATTACCGATTGTATTGTTTGGGAGCATTCGCTTCATATTATATCTCCCATTAGTTTTGACCTCTCTTCCCTAGGTTTGGCTCCCTGTAGACGGTGATGGCGCCAGGCGACATGGTGCCGGAGCATGCCAAGCAGCATAAGCTCAAGCAGGAGAAGGAGAAGCGTCAGAGCACCACCAGGCCTGATGGAGACTGTGAGCCAGATGGATCGTTTGTCTTTGAGGCTCACGAGGCATGGAAGGACTTCCACAACtccctgcgccagttctacgaagtGGGGGAGCTCTGTGATGTCACACTGAAGGTAGGCAGAGTATGGTTTAATAGGGTTGTCGCAATACTCTTCATACTCAGTTAGCTATATCATGGCAGGAAAAAGTAAGTAAACATGAAACAGACGTGTCATATGTGACAAAAAAGCCTTTTCATGTCTGTTTTTGTGAAGTTTGGTGGAGACCAGTTAGGCCTATGGAATTAGTTTCAATCATTGAATAGCTGGTGAAAGCCATCGTctcttttaaaatatttttaggCACAATTTAACCAACTGAAGCTTGTGGAATGAATAGCTCAGGGAATGAGTAACTTTTGAGCTGACATTAACTTGTTTCcgtcctttctccctccctctctctgtctttctctctgttctccccgtGTTCAGGTGGGCAGCAGGCTGATACCATGCCACAAGCTGGTGCTGGCCTGTGTCATCCCATACTTCAGGGCCATGTTCCTGTCTGAGATGTCAGAGGCCAAACAGGACCTGATAGAGATCAAGGACTTTGACGGAGACGCCATACACGACCTGGTGCGTTTCGCCTACTCCTCCCGCCTGACCCTGACAGTGGACAACGTGCAGCCCCTTCTCTATGCAGCCTGTATACTGCAGGTGGAGCTGGTCGCCAGGGCCTGCTGTGAGTATATGAAGGCCCACTTCCACCCCTCCAACTGCCTGGCTGTCCGCACCTTCGCCGAGAGCCACAACCGCGTCGACCTGATGGACATGGCGGACCGCTATGCGTGCGAGCACTTCCTGGAGGTGGTGGACTGTGAGGACTTCCTGTGCGTGTCGCCTCAGCACCTGAGAACCCTGCTGTCCTCCAGCGAACTGAACATCCACTCTGAGACACAGGTTTACAACGCTGCTGTCAAGTGGCTGAAAGCCAACCCCCAGCACCATGAGGCCTGGCTGGACCAGATCATGACTCAGGTCAGATAGTAGTCTCACACAGCTCAGCCTGGACTGTTTGGGGAGCTTTTGCATTTCAATGAATTCTCAGTTGTAGGTATGCTTGTTGGTgcttatgtgtttctgtgtgtacatTGACTTTGTGTTGTCTGTTTATGGAGCTTTTGCATTACCACtactcgtgtgtgtgtggtgtttgaaTCTGTGCTGTGTCTGTGTTACCGGCTGCCCTGCAGGTGCTTCTGTGTTTATGTCCGAGTGTATGTTAACTCtgtgctacagtgggggaaaaaagtatttagtcagccaccaattgtgcaagttctcccacttaaaaagatgagagaggcctgtaattttcatcataggtacacgtcaactatgacagacaaattgagggaaataattccagaaaatcacattgtaggattttttatgaatttatttgcaaattatggtggaaaataagtatttggtcacctacaaacaagcaagatttctggctctcacagacctgtaacttcttctttaagaggctcctctgtcctccacccgttacctgtattaatggcacctgtttgaacttgttatcagtataaaagacacctgtccacaacctcaaacagtcacactccaaactccactatggccaagaccaaagagctgtcaaaggacaccagaaacaaaattgtagacctgcaccaggctgggaagactgaatctgcaataggtaagcagcttggtttgaagaaatcaactgtgggagcaattattaggaaatggaagacatacaagaccactgataatctccctcgatctggggctccacgcaagatctcaccccgtggggtcaaaatgatcacaagaacagtgagcaaaaatcccagaaccacacggggggacctagtgaatgacctgcagagagctgggaccaaagtaacaaagcctaccatcagtaacacactacgccgccagggactcaaatcctgcagtgccagacgtgtccccctgcttaagccagtacatgtccaggcccgtctgaagtttgctggagtgcatttggatgatccagaagaggattgggagaatgtcatatggtcagatgaaaccaaaatagaactttttggtaaaaactcaactcgtcgtgtttggaggacaaagaatgctgagttgcatccaaagaacacctcatgctttggggctgtttttctgcaaagggaccaggacgactgatccgtgtaaaggaaagaatgaatagggccatgtatcgtgagattttgagtgaaaacctccttccatcagcaagggcattgaagatgaaacgtggctgtgtctttcagcatgacaatgatcccaaacacaccgcccaggcaacgaaggatggcttcgtaagaagcatttcaaggtcctggagtggcctagccagtctccagatctcaaccccatagaaaatctttggagggagttgaaagtccgtgttgcccagcgaccgccccaaaacatcactgctctagaggagatctgcatggaggaatgggccaaaataccagcaacaatgtgtgaaaaccttgtgaagacttacagaaaacgtttgacctgtgtcattgccaacaaatggtatataacaaagtattgagaaacttttgttattgaccaaatacttattttccaccataatttgcaaataaattcattaaaaatcctacaatgtgattttctgggaaataatttctcattttgtctgtcatagttgacgtgtacctatgatgaaaattacaggcctctctcatctttttaagtgggagaacttgcacaatcggtggctgactaaatacttttttcccccactgtatatatctgtGTGTCCTGTAGGTGCGCCTCCCCCTGCTCCCagtggacttcctgacgggcacgGTGGCCAAGGAGGAGATGATCAAAGGAAATCTGAGCTGCCGGGATCTGCTGGATGAGGCCAGGAACTATCACTTGCACCTCAGCAACAAGgtggttcctgactttgagtacTCAGTCCGCACCACGCCTAGGAAACACACTGCAGGTAACACAGACTGGTAGCCTGTCCAACTattaaacaatcagctatgtgaTACGGTCGAGCTTGTACAATGCAGAACAATGATAAAGGAAAAGCTGGAAATCCTGCAGTTCTTCTTCATGTCACTTGTATGTATTACGAGCCTGACATAATGAAACCTTCAGTCTTTGATTGAGTGTATATTAATATGTTGAGCTGGCATTGCAGAGTGTTGTTTTTCTCACTGGTCCTGCTCTGACCTTTGCCCCCCACCTCTCCTCAGGTGTATTGTTCTGTGTTGGTGGCCGGGGAGGTTCTGGTGACCCATTTCGCAGCATCGAGTGTTACTCCATCAGCAAGAACAGTTGGTTCTTCGGGCCTGAGATGAACAGCAGGAGGCGCCATGTTGGAGTAATTTCTGTAggaggtgagagatggagggatgagggaggtgaagggagagaaTTGGTGAATAGATGTGTGTTGGGCACAGAGATGGATATAggactctagtggccaaaagccaGTTTtcgcatgggcagcgccattgaggactttcaccactTTGAAGGAGTCAACTAGGTGGGACTTCCAATTGGTTAAGGAAGGATCATATGACTCCAactgggtcatcaggagggatcagccaatgaattatacttgtgaagaagaaaatggact
It encodes the following:
- the klhl8 gene encoding kelch-like protein 8, with amino-acid sequence MAPGDMVPEHAKQHKLKQEKEKRQSTTRPDGDCEPDGSFVFEAHEAWKDFHNSLRQFYEVGELCDVTLKVGSRLIPCHKLVLACVIPYFRAMFLSEMSEAKQDLIEIKDFDGDAIHDLVRFAYSSRLTLTVDNVQPLLYAACILQVELVARACCEYMKAHFHPSNCLAVRTFAESHNRVDLMDMADRYACEHFLEVVDCEDFLCVSPQHLRTLLSSSELNIHSETQVYNAAVKWLKANPQHHEAWLDQIMTQVRLPLLPVDFLTGTVAKEEMIKGNLSCRDLLDEARNYHLHLSNKVVPDFEYSVRTTPRKHTAGVLFCVGGRGGSGDPFRSIECYSISKNSWFFGPEMNSRRRHVGVISVGGKVYAVGGHDGSEHLGNMEMFDPLTNKWMMKASMNTKRRGIALAALGGPIYAIGGLDDNSCFNDVERYDIESDRWSAVAPMNTPRGGVGSVALGSHVYAVGGNDGVASLSSVERFDPHLNKWTEVREMGQRRAGNGVSELNGCLYVVGGFDDNSPLSSVEHFDPRLSRWDYVSELTTPRGGVGVATVMGRVFAVGGHNGNIYLNTVEAFDPRMNRWELVGSVSHCRAGAGVAVCSSHISQIRDVGQGSSNVVDCM